TGCTCATCAAGCCGGTCCCCCGCACCGCATGGCTCGAAGTCGACGAGCTGCCCGAGACCGATCGCGGCGAAGGCGGCTTTGGACACACGGGGCGATAGAAATCGCTAAGCGATGATTTCTAATTGCGGATTGAAAGAAACGGGCGGCGCTGGTCGATAAGAAGATCAGCCGTTTCAATCATCAATCAGGAATCAGAAATTAGCGATTCTTGAACGTGGCCGAGGGGTCGGGTACCACGTGATAACGTGACGGACGCACTTGGGGGCATCGTGAGGTTCTTTATCGATGCGCACAGTTTCACGCTGTTGTCTGGTCGTACTGCTTGTCCACCTGCTGTTCAGCCCCGGCTGTGCCATGCAGTTGGCGGAGGTCATGGTCAAAGCCCCCAACCAGGGGTTGAGCGTGGCCGACGTGGAGCGCAAGCCCAGTCGAGCAAGGTTCGGCCGTGAGACCGAGTCACGCTTTCGCGTCGATGTCGGCACGCCCGGCGTCTCCGACGCGTCGCTGGCGGTCCGCGTGCTCGACCCATCGCCCGTGCCCATGCTCGGCGTAAAGCTCGAACCCGTCGCCTCCCGCGACCGCTATCAGTTCGCACTCGTCTACGCCAAAGAAGACCAGGTCGTCGAGCCCGTGCCCACCGAGCCGCGCGGCACGATCATCGTCCTCCACGGCATCTTCGGCTCGAAAGACACCCTCCCCGCCATGTGGGGACGCGTCGCCGCCGGCGCGGGCTACCGCTCCGTCCTCGTCGACCTCCGCGGCCAGGGCCACTCCACCGGCGACTGGCTGACCTACGGCGTCCTCGAATCCAGAGACCTCGTCCAGGTCCTCGACGAACTCGAACGACGCGAACTGCTCGCCGGGCCCGTCGGCGTCATCGGCATCTCCTACGGCGGGGCCACCGCCATCCAGCTCGCCGCCATCGACCCACGCGTCGAAGCCGTTGTCGCCTTCGCACCGTTCGCCACCTTCGAGTCCGTCGTCCCCGACTTCGGCCGGGCCATCCTCGGCCCCTTCGCCTGGCTGGTCTCACCCACCACCACCCACAACGCCATCCGCTACACCCAGCACCACAACGGCACGCCCCCCATCGCTGCCAGCCCGCTCGAAGCCATCGCCCGCACCAACGCCGCCGTCCTCCTGCTCCACGGCCAGCGCGATCGCCACGTCCCCCTCCGCCACAGCCGACAACTGCTCCACGCCGCGCGCGGCCCCGCCAAGCTCGTCGTGCTCGAACATGAAGACCACGAGTCGCTGGCCATGCGGCCGCGCCACTCGCTCATGCAACTGCGCGAAGAAATCCTCAACTGGCTCAGCCTCTGGCTCGATCCCAACGACCCCGACCAGAAGGTCGCCGAGGCAGACGTGGCGCGAAACATCACGCAATAACCGCCCGACAAAAAACCCACCCCCCTCCATCGACGCCCACGGCGTCACGCCGTGGGCGTCAACCCTCGGCGCGCTCGCCAGTCGCGCTCACAACCACCAACCGCAAACGAACCCCAAACTCACTTCGTCGCCACGATGTACGCGATCCACGCCGGGTCGGACGGCGCATTGGTCGTCTTCCGCCACACGCCGTCGCCTTCGCCCTTTTCGCCTTCGCCTTCCCAGTAGACGAAGCTCTGGCTGAAGCCCGCTTCCTCCAGCAGCTCGCGTACTTCCGGAATCGACCAGAACCGCCAGTCGTAGGTGAACGCCTTGTTCAGTCGCGTGCCATCGTCAAAGTCGAAGTGAATGTTCCACGTCCCGCTGTGCGTGATCGGGTTGTAGCGGGCCTGCTCCCAGACGTAGGTGAAGTCGCTGAATCGGCGTTCGTCCGTATGATCCTCTTCCATGCACTCCGGGCCGCCCATCATGTCCATGACGAGAATGCCCTCTTTCGCAATATTGCGATACGCCGCTTTGAAATACTCCAGTAGTTCCTTGCGCGTGTGGAAGATCCAGAACGAGAAGTTCTGAGCCGAGAGCACCTCGGCCTTGAAGCCGTTGACCTTGCGTACGTCCTGCTCGTAGATCGTCACCCGCTCTCTCGCCGCTTCGGGCAGCTTGGCGAGATTGTGCTCTCGCCCCCACGCCAGCGGCTCGGGGTCGAGGTCGACGCCGATGGCCGTTCGGCCGCGCTTCTTCGCCCATGAGCAGCAGATCGCGAACGTGCCGCAGAAGTCTTCACGCAACAAAGTAGGCGTTCGGCCGAAGATCGAGCGGTACACACGATCGAAAAACGCCACCTCATGCTCCGGCTCCTGCACCGCTCGTTGGTAGAGCTTGTACTTGTCCGCCGTCTTCGCGGTGAGTGTGCCGTTACGGGTTTTCTTCTGCTTCTTACGTTTTGCCATGGGGGGAATCTAGCGAAACCGTGAACAAGAGCAAGTTAGCCACCTCCAAACATCACGAATCCATCCCACGAATCCGTGAAGCCATCCCCCACGCCACCCCCCGGCATCACACCCCCGCACACTCAAACCACATCCTGTTGACCGCGCTCATGAGTTTGGTTTTATCCGCTTTTTAGAAGACCTTCATACCCCACTCATACCCTGATTAATGAGAGCTTTGATTCGAACGGTTCGGCGGTGTTCGCCGCGATCGGACGATCATGTCATTCATATGGCGACGAAGGAGTGTGCCAGATGTATTCAAATAAAGTGTTTGCCTGGCTTGCCGCGGGCGCGATTGGCCTTGGGTCCAGCGCGGCGTTGGCCCAGTACCAGCCGGAGGACGAAGACGCCCTCGACGTTCAACAACAGGAACAGGTCGAGCAAGAGCAAGAGCGGGAACAGGAACAGTTGGCCGACCCGCAGGCCGCGGACGAGCAGCAGGACATGCAGCAACTGCGCGAGCAGATTACCCAGACCCTGAAACAGTCCTACCAGGAGCACGGCCTCGACGAGCAACAGGCTCAGCAACAGGCCGAGGAAATTGCCGGCGAAGTCGAGCAATATACCCAGGACGTTCAGCAGCGAATCCAGCAGACCCTGCAGGAACACGCCCAGCTCGATGAGCAACAGGCCCAGCAGGAGTCCGAGCGCATCAGCCAGGAGATCGCCCAGCACTTGACCGACGTCGGCGTGCAGCAGCCCGCCGAAGTGGAAGACGAACAGCTCCAGGAAGAAGAGCAGTTCATCGACGACGAAGCTCAGGAGCAGTCAATCCAGGGCACGATCATCGACGCCGCAACCTTCCTCGTCCATGGCGAAGAGGCGATTCAGGAACAACAGGAAGTCGAACAGCAGCAGGAACAGCAGCAGTTCGAAGAACAGGAGCAACAGGAACAGCAGCCCCAGCAACTCGGCGAACAGCAGCAACAACAGCAACAGCCACTGGTGCTGATCACCGACGAGGGCGAAGCCTACCTCATCGTCGAACGGCCGGCGGATGAGATGGAGCCCGGCCTCCAGCAGCCGCTCGAAGAGCCCGGCCAGTTCGAAGATGAGCAGCTTCAGGATGAGCAGTTCGAGCAGCAGGAAGAGGAAGTCGAACGGCGAACCGGCATCCGCTCGCCCGTCCGCGATCGCCTTGCCCCGCGTGCCGACTTCGGCATGCGTCACGGCATCGCCCAGCGCGAACAGGAACGCCAATGGGAACGTCACCCCGGTGAATGGGTCGACGAAGACCCCGCTGTGCAGGAAGAAATGATGCTCGACGAGCCGGAAGAGGTCGAGCCCGCGCAAGCGCAGCAGCCCTCGCGCGTCTACGAACAACTCGAAGTCGGCCAGCAGTTCACCCTCACCGGCGAAGTCCACGAACGCGGCGGACTCCGCGGCATCGTGATCGATGAATACGGCATCGAGCGCAACGGCCTTGAAGACCCGATGGAAGCGCCCGACGACCAGGCCGACGAGCTTGAACAGGACGAACTGGAAGAGCAACAGGAAATGGAGCACGAAGCCGACGACGTGGAACAGATTTAACCCACGCCTGACAAGTCATCGGGACATGGCTAAACGCAGCGCTGCTCCCCATGACTTGAGCACATAGAAAGGCCGACGATGGGTCACCACCGTCGGCCTTATTATTTCACCCTACCACCATAGAGCCCAAGAATGCAAAAACCCATAATGGTAAAGCCCAGGGATGGCAATCCCTGGGCCCCCAACTCACTTCAACGCCGCCAACTGTTCCTGCACCGCTTCCGCCTCCCGCTCCGCCGCCGCGAGTTGCTCGCGCGACTGGTCCACCAGCTTCGCAGGCGCCTTCTCCACATAGCTCGCGTTCGACAGCCGACCGCGCAGCGTCTTGATCTGCTTCTCAAGCTCAGCCGCCCGCTTCTCCAGACGCGGCCGCTCGGTCTCGACATCGATCAAGCCATGTAGGTAGATTTCGATATCGCCCGTCACCGCCGCCGCCGCATCCGCAGGCCGATCCACGCGAGGCCCGACCTCCCGGCAGTGCGCGTTGGCCAGTACTTCAATTAACCCTTTAAGTTCGAGCAACCGCTGCGCAATCGCCGGCGGTGCTGCCGCGCTCAGCTCCACCGTCTGACGCGGCGGCACGGTGTGCTGCGTACGCACCTGACGCACCGCCGACACCACCTGCTGCACCAGCCCGAACGTCTTCTCCGCTGACTCATCAATGCAGTCCCGCGAAACCTTCGGCCAAGCCGCCTGCGCGAGCAACTCACTGCTCGGCAACGTCACGCCCGCCACCCCGCGCTCCGCCACCGTCGCATTCAAGTGCTCCCACAATCGCTCGGTGATAAACGGCATCACCGGATGCAGCAGCCGCAGCGACGCATCCAGACACGTCGCCAACACCTGCCGCTGCAACGCATTCTCCGCCACCGTCGGCTTCACCGCCTCGATGTACCAGTCACACAAATCGCGCCAGAAAAAGTCATACAACGTCTGTGCATACTGATTGAACTCATAATGCGCCACCGACTGACTCGCACTCTGCGTCACCCGCACCAACCGCGACAAAATCCAACGATCCGGCAACGTCAAGTCCGACGACGTAACGCCCAGGGATGTCAATCCCTGGGCTTTGTCCTCATTGCCCACATTCCCGTCAAGATTCGTCAGCGCAAACCGCACCGCGTTCCAAAGCTTGTTGGCAAAGTTGCGCCCAAGATCAAACTTACTGCTCGTATTCCTCGCAAGCGGCATCTCATCACTCGGCTGCGCCTCGCCCGACGCCACGCCATAGCTCGTCACCACTTTCTTCGACGGATCGCTCGGGCACGGCTGAATCGGCGCCATCACCTTGTAGCCGTTCTTCGCCGTGATGAACTTCGGCTCGAACAGCTCGCCCGTGTGCGGGCAGACCAGGTCCACGGGCAACCGAACGTCCTGCGTATGTGTGGTCATCTGCGTGAGCGTGAAGCGCATCGCATCGCCGCCATGCGTGTGCAGGATGTCCATCGGGTCGACGCCGTTGCCCAGCGACTTGGACATCTTCTGCCCATGGCCGTCCTGAATCATCGCGTGCACAAACACGTCATAGAACGGCAGCCGTTGGAAGCCGGACTTCGGATCGAGTTCCGGATCGGAAAAGTAAAGATTGAACATCACCATCCGCGACACCCACAGCGTGATGATCTCGCGCGCCGTGGTGAGCGTATTCGTCGGATTCCACGTCACCAGCACGGCATCGTCTTCGGGGATCTCCTTCGGAAATCGCGACGGGTCCGGCCACCCCATCGTCGACAACGGCCACAAAGCACTGGAAAACCACGTGTCCAGCACGTCGGGGTCTTGCTTGAAGCCTGATTCCTCCAGTAACTCAATCAACTCGGCATCATCTTCGCGCAAGCAGACATATTGCTTGCCATCAATCTCCCGAACCGAAGCCTTCTCGAAGAATTCCGCTGTCACTTCAAACTGAATGTGTATATCCGTCGCACTCCACACCGGAATCCGATGCCCCCACCACAGCTGCCTTGAGATGCACCAGTCGCGGATGCCTTCGTGCCATTGCTGGAACGACTTCGCGTATCGCTCCGGGTAAAAGCGCAAGTGCCCTTCCCACGTCTTCTCACCGACGCGCAATCGCTCCGCCGGCATGTCGCGGGCGATGCGTTCCGCCGGCTTGCCCGCCGTGGTGCGCTGGTCCTCCGCCATCGCACGCAGCGCCAGCCCGGCCAGCGAGTTCGCCGGCACGTCCGTGCCCGCCATCGGCCCCTCGTCCGGCAAACGTTCGATCTGCTTCTTCACCGCCACGTACCACTGATCGCTCAGGTAAGGCTCCACCGGCACGTGCGAACGGTAGCTATGCCCCACGCTGTGACGGTACGGCCGAACCTCCTCAAGCAGCCCCTGCTCCTTGAACCATCGCACGATCGCCTTGCGCGATTCCTCACGCGAACGGCCAACCAGCGACTCGGCCAAAAACGCGTCCGCCTTCGCCGCGTCTTCCTCCGGCCAACCATGGTCGAGGCTGATCGACGCGTCCGGCGCCATCACGTTGATGATCTCCAGCCCATGCCGCTGGCCGATCTCGTAGTCGTTCGGATCGTGAGCCGGCGTCACTTTCAAAAAGCCAGACGCATACTTCGCCTTCGCGTCGTCGCTGTCCGCGTTCGGCAGCACGACGTAGTCATCTTCAACAATCGGAATGATGCGATTCACAATCGGCAGCTTGACGAACTTCCCGCGCAGCTCCGCAGCACGCGGGTCTTTCGGATTGATCGCCACCGCGGTATCACCCAACATCGTCTCCGGCCGCGTCGTCGCCACGGTGACGTACTGAATCTCGGATTTCGAATTTCGGATTTCGGATTTGGTTTCGGCATCAACCACCGGGTACTTCATGTAATAGAAGTTCCCGTCGACCTCCTGCATCTCCACCTCATCGTCCGCCAGCGCCGTCTGCGTCACCGGGTCCCAGTTGACCAGCCGTTTGCCGCGATAGATCAGCCCGTCCTTGAACATCCGGAAGAACGCTTCGCGCACCGCGGCGGCGCACACCTCGTCCATCGTAAAACGTGTGCGGTCGAAGTCGCAGGAGCAGCCCATCGCCTTGAGCTGCGCGAGGATGCGGGCCTCGTACTCGTCCTTCCACGCCTGCACCTTGCCGATGAACTGCTCACGGCCCGGCTTGCCCTCGGCCTCCTGCTTCTTGTAGTCCTTGAGCGATGGCTGACCCTCGGCTTGCAGACGCTTGTCCACCACGGTCTGCGTGGCGATGCCCGCGTGGTCCGTGCCGGGCATCCACATGGCATTTCGGCCGAGCATGCGGTGGTAGCGCGTCAACACATCTTGCAATGTGTTGTTCAGCGCGTGGCCGAGGTGCAGCGCGGCCGTGACGTTCGGCGGCGGGATGAGGATGCTGTAAGGCTCTTGGCCACGCTTACCCTCCGCGGTCGGCGCGGAGTCGGCGGGGTCGGCGTGAAAGGCGTTCGCGGCGGACCATCGAGCGATGACCTGCTGCTCAATGTCGGCGGGCTGGTACGTCTTGGGCAGTTCGGGAGCCATGGGAAAATTTCCAAGGTTGCTCATCGGCCTGGTTCGGCCGGGGACAAGCCTTCGGTCAGATCAAAGTCACAAAAAGTAGACGGCGCGGTGAGCGGCAAGTGCGGGTCGGCCGCTCAGCTAACCACGACGCCGGGCGTGCAGCTTCCGGGGGCGTCGCATGGGTGAGTCAGGGGGCAATGTCGCAGCGCGGTCATGATCCCAGCAGTATATCGGGCTTCGCTTGCGCCGGTCAAAGGCGGCAGCAGGGCCATCAGTCTGATCGCGACTAAGCGTAGGGCAGGGCTTGCCCTGCCGGGGCATCGTCGAAGACCTTGGCAGGGCAAGCCCTGCCCTACATGGGAACAGCCGTACGGCAGCAGATGCGATTGCCCGAATGCTCATCTCGCGCAGGGGCCTCGTCGGCCATCGCGACGCGGTGCGATAAGATTGAGAGCCAGCGACGACGACAACCGTGGACAGGAGACACACGATGACACAGGCGAATCTGGACGAAGCAGCGGTGGCATGCGACGAGCGGTTGGCGGAGGTCGCCGAGTCGTTTGACGCACTCATGGACGTGACGCCGACGAACGAGCACGCGGCGTGGCAGGCGTTCAAGGCGTCGCGGTTCGAGGTTGAGCCGGAGCTGAAGTATCGCAAGCTTTCCGCGGACCCGGCGGTGCTCAAGGGTCGGCTGTTCACCGCGCCGGTCGACGAAGTCAACGACGAATCGCTGGCGGCGCTCATGCGTGCACGGCAGGTCGAGCTTGAGATGCAGTTAAACCTGCTGACCTATCGCAACACGCCGCGATTCGTGCTCGAGAGCGAGCAGGTCTACGGTCGGCCGGACGACGCGCTGGTCGAGTTGGCGGAAGCGGTGCTCAATCGCTTGCCGCAAGGTCGGCCGGACTTCGGCGAAGGCGATATCGACGCGGAAACATTCGCCACCCGCGCCCGCGAGGTGGCGGCGGCGTACCGCGACGCGAGCGACCATTTCGAGGGGACGGTGGAGGTGCGCGACGATGTGTCAACGCTGATCACGTCGCATGGCAAGCTGCTGATCGACAAGCACCTGTTGACGCCCAGCGATCGGGTTGATGCGTTGGTGCATCATGAAATCAGCGTGCATCTGCTGACGTACTTCAACGGCCGACTGCAGCCGATGCGCCAGTTCTGCACGGGGTTCGCGGGGTATGAGCTGTTGCAGGAAGGGCTCGCGGTGCTGCTGGAATACCTCGTGAACGGGATGAACGAGAAGCGGTGGCGGGTGTTGGCGGCACGGGTGGTGGCGGTGGCGATGATGCTGCGCGAAGCGTCGTTCGTCGCGACGTTTCATCGGCTGCATGATGAGTTGGACGTCGAAGCTCACACCGCGTTCCGCACGACGATGCGCGTCTATCGCAGCGGCGGGCTGACCAAGGACATCATCTACCTGCTGGGCTTTCGCGAGTTGCTGGCCCACCTGCAGGAGGTGGGCACGATGGATGTGCTGTTCCTCGGCCGATTCGGGCTGGAGCAGTTGCCGATGGTCGAAGACCTGCGCGAACGTGGCGTGCTGGCGGAAAGTTGGCTGCTGCCCTCGCCGTTGAACGATGCCGACGTGCAGGCTCGGCTGAGCCGTGTGCGCGGCGGTGCGGACGTGCTGTCGCTGGTGGATGAGATCGGGCCTCGGTAGCGGGCGCGCTCCGCTGACGCTTCGCGGCTAATGAGGGGATGCGGTATGCTTGGCTGTTTTGCACAACCAACAGACGGAGCTACCGCGATGGAGTTCAAGCCTACGATCGAGTTCGATGATTTTACGAAGCTGGATTTGCGCGTCGCCACGGTGACGGCGGCGGAGGCGCATCCGAACGCCGACCGGCTGCTGAAACTGCAGATCGACCTCGGCGGCGAGCAGCGCCAGATCTGTGCCGGCATCCGCCAGTACCAGGAGCCAGCGTCGCTGGTGGGTCAGCAGATCATCGTCGTGGCGAACCTCGCGCCGCGGAAGATTCGTGGCGAAGAGTCCAACGGCATGTTGCTCGCGGCGACGTCGGAAGATGGCGACGCCGTGCAGGATGTGGTGGTGTTGCAGCCGACGCGACCCGTACCGCCGGGCTCAAGCGTGGGATGATACGGCTGCGTTAACCGCGGACGTTGAACACCGCGACGGCGCACCACTGGTTGCCCGTACGGTCGGTGATGGCAAAGCCGCGCGTGGCGGGGGCGCCCATCAGGTGGCCGCGGTCGAGGCAGCGTTTGTGCCAGGCGGCGATGTCATGCTCAGCCGTCTCGCGATCGGCGGTGAACAACACGAGCAGCAGGCCGGCGTGCTGAATCACGCGGTCGCTCTTGAGCTTCTTCACATCTTCCGCCACCGGCGCAAGCAGCTCGGCCGCATATCGGCGGAACGGGCCGGTCGTTTCAAACTGCGCGACCGTCTTGATTTCAAGCCAGTAAGCGGCTTCAGGGTCGGCCGCTTCGCCCAGCGCGTCGAAAATCGTGCCGCGCACCTCCGGGTCGCGCAGCGGTCGGCCGTCGTGGGTGAGCACAAGATCGCAGCGCTTGCCCTCCGCTTTGCTTCGCCGTTTCCACGCGCCGGGGTAGCGCTGCTCGGGCCAGGCGCCGTAGCCTTGTTGCGTGAGCGCCTCGCGGATCAGCGGGTGCAGGCGAAGTTCGTCGAGTGTGTCAAAGCCATACACCGCCTGTTCCGCATCGTCGGCATGAGCGCGACGTTGCAGCGCGGCGGCGACGGCGTCGGCAATGTCGGCCGAGCTCCAAAGCATGCGACGATTGTAAAGCCTTTCGTCGCGCGCAGGCTGATGCAAAAAGTCACAACAGGAAACTATTGAGTTACGCCCGCCGTCGCGTTACCTTTGCTTGTGAGGATGCGCGACGTTACCTTTCACATCAGCACGTGGGGGTTGAACGTTGAAAGCGGCGTCGCGTTCGCGAGTCAACTGCACTAACGATCGGCAAGGAACTCGTCGATGGAAACACCTCAAGGTCCAAGCACACCGCCAACACCACCCCCGGCCTCGCCGCCGCCCGAGCCAACCCCGCTGACGCAGGAGCAGGCGATGGCGAAAGTCAAGCCACCGGCGATTGCGCTGATCGTCGCGGCGGGGATCGGGAT
Above is a window of Phycisphaerales bacterium AB-hyl4 DNA encoding:
- a CDS encoding valine--tRNA ligase; amino-acid sequence: MAPELPKTYQPADIEQQVIARWSAANAFHADPADSAPTAEGKRGQEPYSILIPPPNVTAALHLGHALNNTLQDVLTRYHRMLGRNAMWMPGTDHAGIATQTVVDKRLQAEGQPSLKDYKKQEAEGKPGREQFIGKVQAWKDEYEARILAQLKAMGCSCDFDRTRFTMDEVCAAAVREAFFRMFKDGLIYRGKRLVNWDPVTQTALADDEVEMQEVDGNFYYMKYPVVDAETKSEIRNSKSEIQYVTVATTRPETMLGDTAVAINPKDPRAAELRGKFVKLPIVNRIIPIVEDDYVVLPNADSDDAKAKYASGFLKVTPAHDPNDYEIGQRHGLEIINVMAPDASISLDHGWPEEDAAKADAFLAESLVGRSREESRKAIVRWFKEQGLLEEVRPYRHSVGHSYRSHVPVEPYLSDQWYVAVKKQIERLPDEGPMAGTDVPANSLAGLALRAMAEDQRTTAGKPAERIARDMPAERLRVGEKTWEGHLRFYPERYAKSFQQWHEGIRDWCISRQLWWGHRIPVWSATDIHIQFEVTAEFFEKASVREIDGKQYVCLREDDAELIELLEESGFKQDPDVLDTWFSSALWPLSTMGWPDPSRFPKEIPEDDAVLVTWNPTNTLTTAREIITLWVSRMVMFNLYFSDPELDPKSGFQRLPFYDVFVHAMIQDGHGQKMSKSLGNGVDPMDILHTHGGDAMRFTLTQMTTHTQDVRLPVDLVCPHTGELFEPKFITAKNGYKVMAPIQPCPSDPSKKVVTSYGVASGEAQPSDEMPLARNTSSKFDLGRNFANKLWNAVRFALTNLDGNVGNEDKAQGLTSLGVTSSDLTLPDRWILSRLVRVTQSASQSVAHYEFNQYAQTLYDFFWRDLCDWYIEAVKPTVAENALQRQVLATCLDASLRLLHPVMPFITERLWEHLNATVAERGVAGVTLPSSELLAQAAWPKVSRDCIDESAEKTFGLVQQVVSAVRQVRTQHTVPPRQTVELSAAAPPAIAQRLLELKGLIEVLANAHCREVGPRVDRPADAAAAVTGDIEIYLHGLIDVETERPRLEKRAAELEKQIKTLRGRLSNASYVEKAPAKLVDQSREQLAAAEREAEAVQEQLAALK
- the metG gene encoding methionine--tRNA ligase subunit beta yields the protein MEFKPTIEFDDFTKLDLRVATVTAAEAHPNADRLLKLQIDLGGEQRQICAGIRQYQEPASLVGQQIIVVANLAPRKIRGEESNGMLLAATSEDGDAVQDVVVLQPTRPVPPGSSVG
- a CDS encoding alpha/beta hydrolase family protein, which encodes MRTVSRCCLVVLLVHLLFSPGCAMQLAEVMVKAPNQGLSVADVERKPSRARFGRETESRFRVDVGTPGVSDASLAVRVLDPSPVPMLGVKLEPVASRDRYQFALVYAKEDQVVEPVPTEPRGTIIVLHGIFGSKDTLPAMWGRVAAGAGYRSVLVDLRGQGHSTGDWLTYGVLESRDLVQVLDELERRELLAGPVGVIGISYGGATAIQLAAIDPRVEAVVAFAPFATFESVVPDFGRAILGPFAWLVSPTTTHNAIRYTQHHNGTPPIAASPLEAIARTNAAVLLLHGQRDRHVPLRHSRQLLHAARGPAKLVVLEHEDHESLAMRPRHSLMQLREEILNWLSLWLDPNDPDQKVAEADVARNITQ
- a CDS encoding class I SAM-dependent methyltransferase encodes the protein MAKRKKQKKTRNGTLTAKTADKYKLYQRAVQEPEHEVAFFDRVYRSIFGRTPTLLREDFCGTFAICCSWAKKRGRTAIGVDLDPEPLAWGREHNLAKLPEAARERVTIYEQDVRKVNGFKAEVLSAQNFSFWIFHTRKELLEYFKAAYRNIAKEGILVMDMMGGPECMEEDHTDERRFSDFTYVWEQARYNPITHSGTWNIHFDFDDGTRLNKAFTYDWRFWSIPEVRELLEEAGFSQSFVYWEGEGEKGEGDGVWRKTTNAPSDPAWIAYIVATK
- a CDS encoding tyrosine/phenylalanine carboxypeptidase domain-containing protein, which produces MTQANLDEAAVACDERLAEVAESFDALMDVTPTNEHAAWQAFKASRFEVEPELKYRKLSADPAVLKGRLFTAPVDEVNDESLAALMRARQVELEMQLNLLTYRNTPRFVLESEQVYGRPDDALVELAEAVLNRLPQGRPDFGEGDIDAETFATRAREVAAAYRDASDHFEGTVEVRDDVSTLITSHGKLLIDKHLLTPSDRVDALVHHEISVHLLTYFNGRLQPMRQFCTGFAGYELLQEGLAVLLEYLVNGMNEKRWRVLAARVVAVAMMLREASFVATFHRLHDELDVEAHTAFRTTMRVYRSGGLTKDIIYLLGFRELLAHLQEVGTMDVLFLGRFGLEQLPMVEDLRERGVLAESWLLPSPLNDADVQARLSRVRGGADVLSLVDEIGPR